Proteins co-encoded in one Aquincola tertiaricarbonis genomic window:
- a CDS encoding DUF2062 domain-containing protein, whose amino-acid sequence MRWIPSREDLLQSRWLSPVAHHLQDDRLWHLERGCVARAVAIGLFFGLLLPFAQFFAAALFAVWLRAHLGVAAGATLITNPLTFAPLYWLAHRIGQAVLGDPDDEAAADAVSRHVEAAAAHQGWLSAAWDTVQDAGAPLVVGLGVMAVVAAIVGFLAVWLLWRPRKELPDHLP is encoded by the coding sequence ATGCGCTGGATTCCGAGCCGGGAAGACCTCCTGCAGTCCCGCTGGCTGTCGCCGGTGGCCCACCACCTGCAGGACGACCGCCTGTGGCACCTGGAGCGTGGCTGCGTGGCGCGTGCGGTGGCCATCGGCCTGTTCTTCGGGCTGCTGCTGCCCTTCGCGCAGTTCTTCGCGGCGGCGCTGTTCGCGGTGTGGCTGCGCGCCCACCTGGGCGTGGCGGCCGGCGCCACCCTCATCACCAACCCCCTGACCTTCGCGCCGCTGTACTGGCTGGCGCACCGCATCGGCCAGGCGGTGCTGGGCGACCCCGACGACGAAGCCGCCGCCGACGCGGTGAGCCGCCACGTGGAGGCCGCAGCGGCCCACCAGGGCTGGCTTTCCGCCGCCTGGGACACGGTGCAGGACGCCGGCGCCCCGCTGGTGGTGGGCCTGGGCGTGATGGCGGTCGTGGCCGCCATCGTGGGCTTTCTGGCGGTGTGGCTGCTGTGGCGGCCCAGGAAAGAGCTACCCGATCATCTGCCGTAG
- a CDS encoding Na+/H+ antiporter subunit G yields the protein MNAATVADLPVLLQAAMAALLLIGGLFLLVGAIGLLRFRDFFMRLHAPTKASTLGLGALLLASMLWHAGQGQWLLRELLVTLFIFVTAPVSAQMMAMAALHLRLASTAPHPDPED from the coding sequence ATGAACGCCGCCACCGTCGCCGATCTGCCTGTGCTGCTGCAGGCCGCCATGGCCGCCCTGCTGCTTATAGGGGGCCTGTTCCTGCTGGTGGGCGCCATCGGGCTGCTGCGCTTTCGCGACTTCTTCATGCGGCTGCATGCGCCCACCAAGGCCAGCACGCTGGGCCTGGGCGCGCTGCTGCTGGCCAGCATGCTGTGGCATGCAGGGCAGGGCCAGTGGCTGCTGCGTGAACTGCTGGTCACGCTGTTCATCTTCGTCACCGCGCCGGTGTCGGCGCAGATGATGGCCATGGCCGCCCTGCACCTGCGGCTGGCCAGCACGGCGCCGCACCCTGATCCTGAAGATTGA
- a CDS encoding TRAP transporter substrate-binding protein yields MAQKSAGSANGAAPRRRFLKNAAAGGAAVGALAAPAVSQAQTTTLRFQSTWPAKDIFHEFAQDFAKKVNDMAGNRLKIEVLPAGSVVPAFQLLDAVSKGTLDGGHGVIAYWYGKNSALALWGSGPGFGMDANMVLAWHYYGGGKALVEEIYKSLNLDVVSYLYGPMPTQPLGWFKKPVAKVEDMKGLKFRTVGLAVDVFTDMGAAVNPLPGGEIVPALDRGLIDAAEFNNASSDRVLGFPDVAKNCMLQSFHQSGEQFEILFNKTKLDGLPAELKAVIDYAVQASSADMSWKAVERYSKDYEALKQQGIKFYKTPDAVLRAQLASWDKTVEKKAGENPMFKKVLDSQRAFAQRAGQWQNDYSVDFKMAFNHYFGRGKKT; encoded by the coding sequence ATGGCCCAGAAGTCTGCGGGTTCGGCAAATGGGGCTGCGCCCCGCCGGCGCTTTCTCAAGAACGCTGCTGCCGGTGGAGCGGCGGTCGGCGCCCTGGCGGCACCCGCCGTCAGCCAGGCCCAGACCACCACGCTGCGCTTTCAAAGCACCTGGCCGGCCAAGGACATCTTCCATGAGTTCGCCCAGGACTTCGCCAAGAAGGTGAACGACATGGCCGGCAACCGGCTGAAGATCGAGGTGCTGCCCGCCGGCTCGGTGGTGCCGGCCTTCCAGCTGCTGGACGCGGTGAGCAAGGGCACGCTGGACGGCGGCCACGGCGTCATCGCCTACTGGTACGGCAAGAACTCGGCGCTGGCGCTGTGGGGTTCCGGTCCCGGCTTCGGCATGGACGCCAACATGGTGCTGGCCTGGCACTACTACGGCGGCGGCAAGGCGCTGGTCGAGGAGATCTACAAGAGCCTGAACCTGGACGTGGTCTCGTACCTGTACGGGCCGATGCCCACGCAGCCGCTGGGCTGGTTCAAGAAGCCGGTGGCCAAGGTGGAGGACATGAAGGGCCTGAAGTTCCGCACCGTGGGCCTGGCGGTGGACGTGTTCACCGACATGGGCGCGGCGGTGAACCCGCTGCCGGGCGGCGAGATCGTGCCGGCACTGGACCGCGGGCTGATTGACGCGGCCGAGTTCAACAACGCCAGCAGCGACCGCGTGCTGGGCTTTCCGGACGTGGCCAAGAACTGCATGCTGCAAAGCTTCCACCAGAGCGGCGAGCAGTTCGAGATCCTCTTCAACAAGACCAAGCTGGACGGCCTGCCGGCCGAGCTGAAGGCCGTGATCGACTACGCGGTGCAGGCCTCCAGCGCCGACATGAGCTGGAAGGCCGTGGAGCGCTACAGCAAGGACTACGAGGCGCTGAAGCAGCAGGGCATCAAGTTCTACAAGACGCCCGATGCGGTGCTGCGCGCGCAGCTGGCTTCGTGGGACAAGACGGTCGAGAAGAAGGCCGGCGAGAACCCGATGTTCAAGAAGGTGCTGGATTCGCAACGCGCCTTTGCGCAGCGCGCCGGCCAGTGGCAGAACGACTACTCGGTCGACTTCAAGATGGCCTTCAACCACTACTTCGGCCGCGGCAAAAAAACCTGA
- a CDS encoding TRAP transporter small permease subunit encodes MRDSLWAVDRLSTFVGKLFAWTVVLLTLLITWEVFSRYALNKPHALVLDMQIMLYGTLFMTAGAYTLSKNGHVRGDVLYGFFRPRTQASIDLVLYILFFLPGVVALTWAGWHYAQESLAIREQTFSADALPLYPFKFVIPVAGGVLLLQGLVEIARCVICLRSGSWPPREGDVEEVDVDKLKEMVHVSDEDVEAAARQGAANGGRA; translated from the coding sequence ATGCGAGACAGCTTGTGGGCGGTGGACCGCCTGTCCACTTTCGTGGGCAAATTGTTCGCTTGGACGGTGGTGCTGCTGACGCTGCTGATCACCTGGGAGGTGTTCTCGCGTTATGCGTTGAACAAGCCGCATGCGTTGGTGCTGGACATGCAGATCATGCTGTACGGCACCCTGTTCATGACCGCCGGCGCCTACACGCTGAGCAAGAACGGCCACGTGCGCGGCGACGTGCTCTATGGCTTCTTCCGGCCGCGCACCCAGGCCAGCATCGACCTGGTGCTGTACATCCTGTTCTTCCTGCCGGGCGTGGTGGCGCTCACCTGGGCCGGCTGGCACTACGCGCAGGAGTCGCTGGCCATCCGTGAGCAGACCTTCTCGGCCGATGCGCTGCCGCTGTACCCGTTCAAGTTCGTCATCCCGGTGGCGGGCGGGGTGCTGCTGCTGCAGGGCCTGGTGGAGATCGCGCGCTGCGTGATCTGCCTGCGCAGCGGCAGCTGGCCGCCGCGTGAGGGTGATGTGGAAGAGGTGGACGTGGACAAGCTCAAGGAGATGGTGCACGTCAGCGATGAAGACGTGGAAGCCGCTGCGCGCCAGGGCGCCGCCAACGGGGGCCGTGCATGA
- a CDS encoding K+/H+ antiporter subunit F, translating into MTDWLLWALDAALGLALLAMLLTAWRLLRGPTLTDRVLAVDTLYVNTVALVILLGLRLGSDLLFEAALLIALLGFVGTVALSRFVARGDVIE; encoded by the coding sequence ATGACCGACTGGCTGTTGTGGGCGCTGGACGCCGCCCTGGGCCTGGCCTTGCTGGCGATGCTGCTGACCGCGTGGCGCCTGCTGCGCGGCCCCACGCTCACCGACCGCGTGCTGGCGGTGGACACGCTCTACGTCAACACCGTGGCGCTGGTGATCCTGCTGGGCCTGCGCCTGGGCAGCGACCTGCTGTTCGAGGCGGCGCTGCTGATCGCGCTGCTGGGCTTCGTGGGCACCGTCGCCCTGTCGCGCTTCGTCGCCCGCGGCGACGTCATCGAATGA
- a CDS encoding TRAP transporter large permease subunit — protein MKLRKELWFGFSLMAIIVGLVIGMLVSVPVITNGHIGLVMLALVVVAIMLGFPTAFTLMGMGMLFTWLAYERNTTRTLDLMVQSAYKTMSNDVLISIPLFVFMGYLVERANLIEKLFKSLHLALARVPGSLAVATLVTCAVFATATGIVGAVVTLMGLLALPQMLRAGYSVPMSAGAITAGGCLGILIPPSVLLIVYGATAGVSVVQLYAGALLPGVMLAGLYVVYVVILAKIKPSLAPPLTAAQRLVPLPAPLVAAGAQGHRHALPGLWSAIKGRRNAAVPTRYLLGQLAIALAPALLFAALAFTGYEAVTRVAAPEADSGLQEMGAGGGDAEREGSGLAEPPAEGGGLAEPPAEGGLAEPPAEGGLAEPPQASGGVAEPPGAAGGVSEPPGASGAVSEPPQAAGGLAEPAAAATPGSAPGATEGATRQPAPRAFWIAIGIAAAGLALFYALLSYARLEIFKMLLSSFFPLMVLILAVLGSIVLGLATPTEAAAVGAFGGAALAAAYGRLNLTVVKESVFLTAKTSAMVCWLFVGSAIFSAAFALLGGQELVEQWVLGMNLTKTQFLVLSQVIIFVLGWPLEWTEIIVIFMPIFVPLLDNFGVDPLFFGLLVALNLQTAFLSPPVAMSAFYLKGVAPKHVTLNQIFAGMIPFMGIQVVAIVLLYVFPEIGLWLPQVLYGR, from the coding sequence ATGAAGCTGCGCAAGGAGCTGTGGTTCGGCTTCAGCCTGATGGCCATCATCGTGGGGCTGGTCATCGGCATGCTGGTCAGCGTGCCGGTGATCACCAACGGCCACATCGGCCTGGTGATGCTGGCGCTAGTGGTGGTGGCCATCATGCTGGGCTTTCCCACCGCGTTCACGCTGATGGGCATGGGCATGCTGTTCACCTGGCTGGCCTACGAGCGCAACACCACGCGCACGCTGGACCTGATGGTGCAGTCGGCCTACAAGACCATGTCGAACGACGTGCTGATCTCGATCCCGCTGTTCGTCTTCATGGGCTACCTGGTCGAGCGGGCCAACCTGATCGAGAAGCTGTTCAAGAGCCTGCACCTGGCGCTGGCGCGGGTGCCCGGCAGCCTGGCGGTGGCCACGCTGGTCACCTGCGCCGTGTTTGCCACCGCCACCGGCATCGTGGGTGCCGTGGTCACGCTGATGGGCCTGCTGGCACTGCCGCAGATGCTGCGGGCCGGCTACAGCGTGCCGATGTCGGCCGGCGCCATCACCGCGGGCGGCTGCCTGGGCATCCTCATCCCGCCGTCGGTACTGCTCATCGTCTATGGCGCCACGGCCGGTGTGTCGGTGGTGCAGCTGTATGCAGGGGCGCTGCTGCCCGGCGTCATGCTCGCCGGCCTGTACGTGGTGTACGTGGTCATCCTGGCCAAGATCAAGCCCAGCCTGGCCCCGCCGCTGACGGCCGCGCAGCGCCTGGTGCCCTTGCCGGCGCCGCTGGTGGCGGCGGGCGCGCAGGGCCACCGCCATGCGCTGCCGGGGCTGTGGTCGGCCATCAAGGGCCGCCGCAATGCGGCGGTGCCCACGCGCTACCTGCTGGGCCAGCTGGCCATCGCGCTGGCGCCCGCGCTGCTGTTCGCGGCGTTGGCCTTCACCGGCTACGAAGCCGTGACCCGCGTGGCGGCCCCTGAGGCCGACAGCGGCCTGCAGGAGATGGGGGCGGGCGGCGGCGACGCTGAACGTGAAGGCAGTGGCCTGGCCGAGCCGCCGGCCGAAGGTGGCGGGCTGGCGGAACCGCCAGCGGAAGGTGGCCTGGCCGAACCCCCCGCCGAGGGTGGGCTGGCAGAGCCGCCGCAGGCCAGCGGCGGCGTGGCCGAGCCGCCCGGGGCCGCGGGTGGCGTGAGCGAACCGCCCGGCGCATCAGGCGCTGTGAGCGAGCCGCCCCAGGCCGCCGGCGGCCTGGCCGAGCCTGCGGCGGCGGCCACCCCGGGCAGCGCCCCGGGCGCCACGGAGGGCGCCACGCGCCAGCCGGCCCCGCGGGCCTTCTGGATCGCCATCGGCATCGCGGCCGCCGGGTTGGCACTGTTCTATGCGCTGCTCAGCTACGCGCGGCTGGAAATCTTCAAGATGCTGCTGTCCAGCTTCTTCCCGCTGATGGTGCTGATCCTGGCGGTGCTGGGCTCCATCGTGCTGGGCCTGGCCACGCCCACCGAGGCGGCCGCGGTGGGTGCCTTCGGCGGTGCGGCGCTGGCCGCGGCCTATGGGCGGCTCAACCTCACGGTGGTCAAGGAGTCGGTGTTCCTCACCGCCAAGACCTCGGCCATGGTGTGCTGGCTGTTCGTCGGCTCGGCCATCTTCTCGGCCGCGTTCGCGCTGCTGGGCGGGCAGGAGCTGGTGGAGCAGTGGGTGCTGGGCATGAACCTCACCAAGACGCAGTTCCTGGTGCTCAGCCAGGTCATCATCTTCGTGCTGGGCTGGCCGCTGGAGTGGACGGAGATCATCGTGATCTTCATGCCCATCTTCGTGCCGCTGCTGGACAACTTCGGCGTCGATCCGCTGTTCTTCGGCCTGCTGGTGGCGCTGAACCTGCAGACCGCCTTCCTGAGCCCGCCGGTGGCGATGTCGGCCTTCTACCTCAAGGGCGTGGCGCCCAAGCACGTGACGCTGAACCAGATCTTTGCCGGGATGATCCCGTTCATGGGCATCCAGGTCGTGGCCATCGTGCTGCTGTACGTGTTCCCGGAGATCGGGCTCTGGCTGCCCCAGGTCCTCTACGGCAGATGA
- a CDS encoding Na+/H+ antiporter subunit E has translation MKRRWFAHPVLSLLTGAVWLLLQGSVTAATLLWAVILGLGLPWLAAPFLNPGTRLHAGGRALHLLGVVLWDIVVANLAVAWLVLNPAARPQPAWVRVPLDIRHPNGTVLLAAIITTTPGTVSCVIEPARPGRETAAILVHALNCTDPAALVAEIKSRYEAPLREIFE, from the coding sequence ATGAAGCGCCGCTGGTTCGCACATCCGGTGCTGTCGCTGCTCACCGGTGCCGTGTGGCTGCTGCTGCAGGGCAGTGTCACCGCAGCCACGCTGTTGTGGGCGGTGATCCTCGGTCTGGGCCTGCCGTGGCTGGCGGCACCGTTCCTGAACCCTGGCACCCGCCTGCACGCGGGGGGCCGTGCGCTGCACCTGCTGGGCGTGGTGCTGTGGGACATCGTGGTGGCCAACCTGGCCGTGGCCTGGCTGGTACTGAACCCGGCTGCCCGGCCGCAGCCCGCCTGGGTGCGTGTGCCGCTGGACATCCGCCACCCCAACGGCACGGTGCTGCTGGCCGCCATCATCACCACCACGCCGGGCACCGTGTCCTGCGTGATCGAGCCGGCCCGGCCGGGCCGCGAAACGGCGGCCATCCTGGTGCATGCCCTCAACTGCACCGACCCGGCCGCGCTGGTGGCCGAGATCAAGTCGCGCTACGAAGCGCCGCTGCGGGAGATCTTCGAATGA